In Prunus dulcis chromosome 2, ALMONDv2, whole genome shotgun sequence, a single genomic region encodes these proteins:
- the LOC117619411 gene encoding probable F-box protein At1g44080 — MNSDWANLPKELLYLVVERLESPLEFSAVCKPWRCVAKDTLSQYAKMIAPMLMICDQKRDIWNLYDVAHNKLVNFQLRLPNKRYCGSSKGWLIVVDESFRVNLINPFYMVKGGERANSTIHLPPLHPPNIRREIFSKQCDYFVYKATISADPVLNANDCIVAVIYEDYCQLAFIRLNKDTKWTYADQSIDKRWRLIREVAFVEDKLYFINNKSRLFSFDITTLSFSNLSLVKPHFGPNNISVKGYLLDSNKKELLLVHKYYTKEGGRRVTKKFRVFGFSFNQCDWIEKSNLGDAAIFVGDNSSLYVLASKSFGCKPNCIYFNHDRDRFSVIGRDGVYDLGVYNLEDHSILQPYTTDVKALLRKARRPSMWVSPSFPL; from the exons ATGAATTCAG ATTGGGCAAATTTGCCTAAGGAGCTTCTGTATTTAGTTGTAGAGAGATTGGAGTCACCATTAGAATTTAGCGCTGTTTGTAAGCCATGGCGTTGTGTTGCAAAGGATACACTAAGCCAATATGCTAAGATGATAGCTCCAATGCTCATGATTTGTGACCAAAAGAGAGATATATGGAATTTATACGATGTGGCGCACAACAAgcttgttaattttcaattaagaTTGCCGAATAAGCGATATTGTGGATCTTCAAAAGGATGGTTAATAGTTGTGGATGAAAGTTTTAGGGTGAACTTAATAAATCCCTTCTATATGGTTAAAGGTGGAGAGAGAGCAAATTCAACCATTCATCTTCCTCCACTGCACCCTCCTAATATTAGGAGAGAAATATTTAGTAAACAGTGTGATTACTTTGTTTACAAGGCTACAATTTCAGCAGATCCAGTATTAAATGCTAACGATTGCATTGTTGCGGTCATATACGAGGATTATTGTCAATTAGCATTTATTAGACTCAATAAGGACACAAAATGGACGTATGCTGATCAAAGTATTGACAAGCGTTGGCGCTTAATTCGTGAAGTTGCTTTCGTTGAAGataaactctattttattaataataagaGTAGgcttttttcatttgatattACTACTCTGTCTTTCTCCAATCTAAGTTTGGTTAAACCCCATTTTGGACCAAATAACATCAGTGTCAAGGGATATCTCCTGGATTCAAATAAGAAAGAATTATTACTGGTTCATAAGTACTATACTAAAGAAGGTGGCAGACGCGTGACGAAGAAATTTAGAGTATTCGGATTCAGTTTCAATCAGTGTGATTGGATTGAGAAAAGCAACTTAGGTGATGCTGCAATTTTTGTGGGTGATAACTCTTCATTATATGTGTTAGCTTCAAAGTCTTTTGGATGCAAGCCGAATTGCATATATTTCAACCATGATCGAGATCGTTTCAGTGTCATTGGACGTGATGGAGTGTATGATTTGGGTGTGTATAACCTCGAAGATCATAGTATTTTACAACCTTACACCACAGATGTTAAGGCCCTATTAAGGAAGGCTAGACGACCATCAATGTGGGTTTCCCCAAGTTTTCCGTTGTAa
- the LOC117619409 gene encoding conserved oligomeric Golgi complex subunit 7, whose protein sequence is MMLDLGPFSDPNFDPKKWVNSACQSRHPQDSVDKHLVDLEMKLQMVSEEIAASLEEQSASSLLRVPRATRDVVRLRDDAVTLRSAVSSILDKLKKAEGSSAESIAALAKVDIVKQRMEAAYKTLQDAAGLTQLSATVEDVFASGDLPLAAEHLASMRHCLSAVGEVAEFANIRKQLEVLEDKLDSMVQPRLTDAISNRKIDIAQDLRGILIRIGRFKSMELHYTKVHLKPIKQLWEDFDSKQPPPNKLATEKSQVERLSTTSESQSTAPAILFSSWLPNFYDELLLYLEQEWKWCMVAFPEDYKSLVPKLLVETMAAVGASFVSRINLATGDVIPETKSLAKGILDILSGDMPKGIKIQTKHLEALIELHNMTQTFARNIQHLFSESDLRVLMDTLKAVYLPYESFKQRYGQMEQAILSAEIAGVDLRGAVTRGVGAQGIELSETVRRMEESIPQVIVLLEAAVERCISLTGGSEADELILAIDDIMLQYISTLHETLKSLRVVCGVDHGSDGLGSKKEVGLDKKDGQSARRVDSISNEEEWSIVQGALQILTVADCLTSRSSVFEASLRATLARLSTTLSVSVFGSSVDQNLSHVPSDDRNGEPSLGGRAALDVAAVRLIDVPEKARKLFNLLNQSKDPRFHALPLASQRVAAFADTVNELVYDVLISKVRQRLSDVSRLPIWSSVEEQSAYHLPTFSAYPQAYVTSIGEYLLTLPQQLEPLAEGISNSDANNDEAQFFATEWMFKVAEGATALYMEQLRGIQYITDRGSQQLSVDIEYLSNVLSALSMPIPPVLATFHTCLSTPRDQLKDLLKSDSGNQLDLPTANLVCKMRRLNLE, encoded by the exons ATGATGCTGGATCTGGGTCCGTTCTCAGACCCGAACTTCGACCCGAAGAAGTGGGTGAACTCGGCGTGTCAAAGTCGGCACCCACAGGACTCAGTCGACAAGCACCTGGTGGATCTCGAGATGAAGCTCCAGATGGTGTCGGAGGAGATCGCAGCTTCGCTCGAGGAGCAGAGCGCCTCCTCCCTCCTCCGCGTCCCACGTGCCACACGTGACGTCGTTCGCCTCAGGGACGACGCCGTCACACTCCGCTCGGCCGTCTCCTCCATCCTCGACAAGCTCAAGAAG GCAGAGGGATCCTCAGCCGAGTCTATAGCGGCGCTTGCGAAAGTTGATATAGTGAAGCAGAGGATGGAAGCTGCATATAAGACATTGCAGGATGCTGCTGGGTTAACTCAACTGAGTGCAACCGTGGAGGACGTGTTTGCAAGTGGTGATCTTCCTCTCGCTGCTGAACATTTAGCCAGCATGAGGCATTGTTTATCTGCTGTTGGGGAG GTTGCTGAATTTGCTAACATAAGGAAGCAACTTGAGGTCTTAGAGGATAAGCTTGATTCAATGGTGCAACCACGTCTAACAGATGCAATATCCAATCGCAAG ATTGACATTGCTCAAGATTTGCGCGGAATTCTCATTCGAATTGGGAGATTCAAGTCCATGGAATTACATTATACAAAAGTTCACCTAAAGCCCATAAAGCAGCTCTGGGAAGATTTTGACTCAAAACAACCACCGCCTAATAAGCTTGCTACTGAGAAATCTCAAGTTGAAAGGCTATCCACTACTAGTGAATCTCAATCAACTGCTCCCGCAATTCTATTCTCCAGCTGGCTTCCGAATTTCTATGATGAGCTGCTACTTTATCTTGAACAAGAATGGAAGTG GTGTATGGTTGCCTTTCCTGAGGATTATAAATCTCTTGTTCCAAAGCTGCTAGTTGAGACAATGGCAGCTGTCGGGGCCAGTTTTGTTTCTCGTATCAACCTTGCGACCGGAGATGTTATTCCTGAAACAAAATCATTAGCAAAAG GTATATTAGATATTCTCTCTGGTGATATGCCAAAGGGTATCAAGATCCAGACAAAGCATCTGGAGGCTTTGATTGAATTACACAACATGACCCAGACCTTTGCAAGGAATATTCAGCACTTGTTTTCAGAATCTGATCTCCGAGTTTTAATGGATACGCTAAAGGCAGTGTATCTTCCATATGAATCATTTAAACAGAG GTATGGACAGATGGAGCAAGCTATACTTTCTGCTGAGATTGCTGGGGTGGATCTAAGGGGCGCTGTTACTCGTGGTGTGGGAGCTCAGGGAATTGAACTTAGTGAAACAGTTCGCAGAATGGAGGAATCCATTCCCCAAGTAATTGTACTTCTTGAAGCAGCCGTTGAGAGATGCATCAGCTTGACTGGAGGTTCTGAGGCAGATGAGCTAATTCTTGCAATTGATGATATAATGTTACAGTATATTTCTACCTTGCATGAAACCCTGAAATCATTAAGAGTTGTCTGTGGAGTGGATCATGGTAGTGATGGCCTTGGTTCAAAGAAGGAGGTGGGATTGGATAAGAAGGATGGCCAAAGTGCACGTAGAGTTGATTCGATTTCAAATGAGGAGGAGTGGTCCATTGTGCAAGGTGCTCTGCAAATCCTCACAGTTGCAGATTGTCTAACTAGCAGATCCTCTGTATTTGAAGCTTCGCTGAGAGCTACTCTTGCTAGATTAAGCACAACTCTCTCTGTTTCAGTTTTTGGTTCAAGTGTGGACCAAAACCTGTCACATGTTCCTAGTGATGACAGAAATGGGGAACCATCTTTGGGTGGAAGGGCTGCCTTGGATGTGGCAGCTGTGCGGCTCATTGATGTTCCTGAGAAGGCTCGAAAACTCTTTAACCTTTTAAATCAG TCTAAAGATCCCCGGTTTCATGCACTTCCACTTGCGTCTCAGAGAGTTGCCGCATTTGCTGACACAGTTAATGAACTTGTATATGATGTTCTCATCTCTAAAGTACGACAACGCCTCAGCGATGTTTCTCGGTTGCCAATATGGTCCTCAGTTGAAGAACAAAGTGCTTACCATCTCCCAACCTTCAGTGCTTACCCTCAGGCCTATGTAACTAGCATTGGTGAATATCTTCTTACTTTACCACAGCAGTTGGAGCCTCTTGCGGAGGGTATCTCCAACAGTGATGCTAACAATGATGAAGCCCAGTTTTTTGCAACAGAATGGATGTTCAAG GTCGCAGAAGGTGCCACTGCTCTTTACATGGAGCAACTGCGAGGGATTCAGTACATCACGGATCGAGGATCGCAACAGCTATCTGTTGACATTGAGTATCTAAGTAATGTTCTTTCTGCCTTGTCAATGCCAATTCCTCCGGTCCTTGCCACATTTCACACCTGCCTTTCAACCCCAAGAGACCAGCTCAAAGATCTTCTCAAGTCAGATTCAGGAAATCAGCTTGATCTTCCAACTGCAAACCTTGTATGTAAGATGCGGCGTTTGAATCTAGAATAG